The following nucleotide sequence is from Nitrospiria bacterium.
TGGACTTTTCTTGAGTGAAAATGGAGGGGACCAATGGGGTTTGCTTCCGGGGGGCATCCCCGGCCCGGTCCCCGATCAGCAAATGACCCTTTTAATGGTTCCTCCAAATAGATCCCGGCCCGGGTTTCTTTTGCTTCAGAATGGAGGGAATCTTTTTCGAAGGCAGGGAGATTTTTCGTTGGAAAAGGGTTTCTCTTCTTTTTGGTCCAAACCTTTACTGAAAGAGGTTACGCGAGTTAGAGCCCTGCCTTTGGCCTACGATTCAAAAACTGGTACCCTTTATTCTGGAACACGAAAGGGTTTTATGAAGAGTTTAAATGATGGAAAAACATGGAATCCTCTTTCGCCGGAAATTACAAATGCCAATTGGCTTGTGGTCCACCCCAAAAAGCCCGAGTTTCTCTACCTTGGAACCGATGGGAAAGGGATGTTTAAAACGGTTGACGGGGGAAATCATTATCAAGCCATTAATAAGGGAATTGAGGGTCCAACCAGCAGGAAAATCTTTGGGTTGGCCATCGACCCCAAAAATGGGGAACGCCTCTATGCAGCCTCTCATTCCATCGGCCTTTTTATAACCCAAAACGGAGGAGAGCGGTGGCGTTCCCCAAAGGATTTTCCAATTCCCGGCCTCTCTTATATTTCTGCCCAATCGAAGGAGTATGTGATCAAAGCAAAGACCCAGGCCCAGCCTCCTCCTCCGGATTTTAAGATTCATTGCAATGGGTGTCATGGGTGGACGGACCCGGCACTGGATTTTAAAAATAGGGCGGTTTGGCGGGCGGCCCCCACCCCAAGAGATTGGAAAAACACAGTTGATCGAATGGGTACCCTTGCCGGTATTCAGGATCCCCAAAAAAAAGTGATTACCCTATACCTCAATACCCAATTTGGTATTCCTTAGGATGGTTTTTAAAAGAGGGTCTTCGTGAAATCGAGTGGGTAAAAATTGTTAAAAAGTGTTTAAGGTCCATACAGGGCAAGGGTCAAGTCAAAGTCATTCTGTGGTTGAAGCCTTTGAAGTATTAGAGGTTCCTGCAAAATCCAGTTCGTCATTCCCGAATGTTTTTATCGGGCCCGCCTGCCGGCAGGCAGGAATCCAAGATTCAAAAAATTAACACCTTCTGGATTCCCGCTTTCGCGGGAATGACGGGAAGGGCCTGGATTTCCGCTTTCCCCTGCCTGCAAGTGCCCGCCGGACAGGCGGGTAATGACAAAATTTACCCACTCACTTCCAGGATGAGCCCAAAAATAATATAACTTTAAGGAGGGGCTTTGTCAAACCACAGGACCCAAAAAACTTTTTTTTTCAAAAGGTTATTTAAGTCTTGGGTTTTTAACCTTAAAATTTCTTGACAAAGGTAAGCAAAAAAGGTTACAAAAATTTAAGATAATTCAAAATTAAATGGTTAAAAGTTAGGGTGTTTTAATTTAAGGGAGGCTTCATTTAAAATGAAAAGATTCAGTTGGCTACTTGCTTTTCTAATCATAACAATGGTTTCTCAAGGTTTTGTTTTCGGACAGGAAAAGGAACCGGTTGCTCCTATTCCTTTACCCTCAAAAGCCTATTCCGCCAAACTTCCTGTGATCTGGGAAAAAGTAATGGAAACCCTGAAGAAAAATGATATTCCTATTGCCAGTAGCGATCAGGACGGTTGGAAAATCACCACTCAAACCAAGAGATACTTCCGAATTTTATCGGCAAATTTTCCGCCGATCCAAAAAGATTACAGGGATACCTATGTCCTAACCTTCCAAAAAAAAGAAGGTAATTCAACTGTCCTCCAAATAAACAGAAAATTTGAAGTCCATGATAAAAAATCCAACCAATGGGTGGAAGGGGATCCTAAAGTCGAAAAAGAGGGTTTAAGCGAAGAGGGGATCTTTCAAGAAGTGGAATTACTCATTGCAGGAGTACCGAGTTAACAATGTTTTAATAGAACAGGCACAACAGATTTAAACAGGAATTTAGTTTGTACCTTCCTTTTTCCCAATCTTTTTTTGGGGTTCTGCCTCTTTCTGGCCAACCATCTCCACAATCGCCATTCGGGCAGCGTCTCCAAACCTTTGCCTGGTTTTAATGATTCGGGTATATCCTCCATTTCGGGAAGAAAATCTTGGAGAAATTTCATTAAAAAGTTTTGAAATTACCTGTCGGTCACTCACATATTTCAAAACCAACCTCCTCGCGTTCAAGTCGCCCCGCTTTCCTAATGTAATCATCCGCTCGGCTAATGGCCGGAACTCTTTGGCTTTTGCTTCGGTGGTTTCAATTTTCTCATGAGCAAGAAACGATGTTAAAAGGCTCCTAAGGAGAGCCCTCCTGTGGGAGGAATTCCGCCCTAATTGGCGTCCTGCTTTCCGATGTCTCACGAAATCATTCCCTTTCTAATTTTTTATTCACTGGGTTCATCTTCTTTCTCATTATCCACCCCCTTGGAGACGGATTCAAGCTTCATTCCCAATGACAAACCCATTTCCGATAGTATTTCTTTAATTTCATTTAGGGACTTTCGGCCGAAATTTTTTGTTTTTAACATTTCATTCTCGGAACGATTAACCAGATCAGAAATGGTTTTAATATTTGCATTCTTTAAGCAATTTGCTGCGCGGACGGAAAGTTCCAGTTCATTTACACTTCTTAAGAGATTCTTATTAAATTTTTCTTTAACATCATCCAGTTTGGGTTCAATGAGTTCTGCAGTTTCCTCAAAGTTTATAAACAACGCGAGATGATCTTTTAAAATTTTTGCTGCAAAAGCAAGGGCATCATCGGGCCTTACACTGCCATCGGTCCAAATTTCGAGGATGAGTTTATCGTAATCGGTTACACGACCGACCCTCGCATTTTCAACATAAAAGTTGATTCTTTTTATAGGAGAAAAGATAGAATCCACAGGAATGGTTCCAATAGACATGCCCTCCTCTTTGTTCCTTTCAGCGGGAACATACCCCCGACCAATTTTTACATTCATTTCAACGTTTAAACTGCTGTCTTTGTCTAAAGTTGCAATAGGGAGATCAGGTGTTAAGATTTCTACATCTGCATCATGAATGATATCTTTGGCTCTAACCTCACAGGGTCCATTTTTCTTTAAATAGATTGTCTTTGGTCGGTCTGAATGTAGTTTAACCCTAAGACTTTTTAGGTTAAGAATGATATCAGTAATATCTTCCTTTACCCCCGGAAGGGTTGAGAATTCATGAAGAACCCCTTCAATTTTAATTGAAGTTATTGCCGCCCCCGCAATGGATGACAAAAGAACCCTCCGAAGGGAATTTCCAACGGTGGTCCCAAAACCCCGTTCAAAGGGCTCGGCAAAAAACTTCCCATAAGTATTCGTTATTTCACTGGTTTCAAAATCGAGTTTTTTAGGAATTTGAAAATCTTTTGTTCTTATAATCATACATTTCCCCCATTAATAAGGAAAGGTTAAAGGCCATCAGTTTAGGGTTTAATTTTTAAACGCAGAATAAACCTTTATCGGGAATATAATTCAACAACCAATTGTTCGTTCACCGGAAGCTCGATCTCTTCTTTGGAAGGTACATTTAAAAATAGGCCTGAAAA
It contains:
- a CDS encoding DNA-directed RNA polymerase subunit alpha; amino-acid sequence: MIIRTKDFQIPKKLDFETSEITNTYGKFFAEPFERGFGTTVGNSLRRVLLSSIAGAAITSIKIEGVLHEFSTLPGVKEDITDIILNLKSLRVKLHSDRPKTIYLKKNGPCEVRAKDIIHDADVEILTPDLPIATLDKDSSLNVEMNVKIGRGYVPAERNKEEGMSIGTIPVDSIFSPIKRINFYVENARVGRVTDYDKLILEIWTDGSVRPDDALAFAAKILKDHLALFINFEETAELIEPKLDDVKEKFNKNLLRSVNELELSVRAANCLKNANIKTISDLVNRSENEMLKTKNFGRKSLNEIKEILSEMGLSLGMKLESVSKGVDNEKEDEPSE
- the rplQ gene encoding 50S ribosomal protein L17, translating into MRHRKAGRQLGRNSSHRRALLRSLLTSFLAHEKIETTEAKAKEFRPLAERMITLGKRGDLNARRLVLKYVSDRQVISKLFNEISPRFSSRNGGYTRIIKTRQRFGDAARMAIVEMVGQKEAEPQKKIGKKEGTN